The Toxoplasma gondii ME49 chromosome XII, whole genome shotgun sequence genome includes a region encoding these proteins:
- a CDS encoding Tubulin-tyrosine ligase family protein (encoded by transcript TGME49_307760), with product MAHVHDANDLVPTDVQQNVSSQQKPGVGEHTTRVSSAMIHDSSSSFCRSDDGQIHEKYETFLCSASDVSASVVSSSPPLQPGTLRKNADRAERKKSVQAAISGDYFSQFVNDIRSIFFDKCVAAACTLPMGSGPVSKVRDPCVTLDLSQAGKEKPLIESCVRSLGWKTNNSLFPTGDIAWLGFALTDGEHLDYASVANVVNRFPGLHEFAKKRWLARIISSMALFDSESFSFFPKTWLLPEDREAVETALRVPSDCSHVLGRTKREGRGTAESSCRRRRSFLSSFCFCGSRGGGLKPFPPQQVKAVTAHISAPLKPENVYIIKPDAGTQGAGLKLVSNLDQIPKEILEGQDGYIVQQYICNPFLLHNRKFDFRVYVLLTAVTPKLNVFVSRRSLVRFCTEDYESPRPGNMTNEFMHLTNYAINKDHHGFVRSSNVHDRSSSKRLLDDVLEDLRQQDVDVEYVWQQIVFMVEKVMTAFKPLLALKYDSIYRQTTPRSRCFQIIGLDILLDSNCKAWLLEVNGNPSLRSDYEYQTTAGFISTAESLLDRRIKEPLISEALVIVYFSLLGTPSQVSSCVNEENGSTTRSDGSTIPPEQALRSSVCSRHRAGDALTRRQLHIPRNAVSPAAHDLEPLSQSRRTQPFSLGRQSSKRIPRPVPRCRVRPPLLVPGVTQEPPSLLPPAACVMSPEYINTISNEERGVHPSRQPLSKDEDEQASGTVVPTTATTTDTTRANLSNPIRTASVRCQRTLSYAVLPKSDPCPTYNYSASLASGTLRPEASAPLTPRLSRSQAASIMSVRVSDERVLRVPAKREASQGFGGSYNESGLRRHSDHFTGVPFQAHHGDGKTSDGRTDVRLLEFDREGRASYSGSTASGRTPSGGETQELSLREPQQWIHKTQHLAGRDTSGAKNDTDVVSHHCCLWIPVETSMRNSSLLPPPSSLLDMCKILFTKVTRFPCSLTIQLKHWVALISRGCLKEAIQQLWVPVYVASQKSQHFSLRNPRHSSRRTCRRFAQRPLARRDLIFLYMQQLKLTTTAAGQSPEPQGLPFWSFWEIICLFSSLTRLFLGSRERPSAAQCVLTKPTSAESDRPASQIADRDPRQGRVLLRMSSDSQADACQTSCSSLTFTANKALSEPVWEIVDSYPCGRRLRGCNCHEAPRETRRPWTPAPFSDTPHTCVMEDSCFPSSRMTLNRDFKTPSRDGSIFVPWWPDLHRAFNSLRPSERTAAVSSLLTLLLVEFDDV from the exons atGGCGCATGTCCATGATGCGAACGATCTGGTGCCGACTGACGTTCAACAGAACGTTTCCAGCCAGCAGAAACCAGGTGTTGGTGAACACACGACCCGTGTGTCATCAGCGATGATACATGATTCTAGTAGCTCTTTTTGTCGTTCTGATGACGGTCAAATCCATGAAAAATATGAGACGTTCTTATGTTCAGCAAGCGACGTTTCCGCCTCTGTTGTCTcatcgtctcctcctcttcaacCAGGCACACTGAGGAAAAACGCTGAtagggcagagagaaagaagagcgtTCAAGCTGCTATCTCAGGAGATTACTTTAGTCAGTTTGTGAATGACATACGAAGTATTTTCTTCGACAAATGCGTTGCTGCTGCTTGTACTCTTCCTATGGGAAGCGGTCCAGTTTCCAAAGTCAGGGATCCGTGTGTCACGTTGGATCTATCCCAGGCCGGGAAAGAGAAGCCCCTCATAGAGTCCTGCGTCCGCAGCCTGGGATGGAAGACAAACAATTCCCTTTTTCCAACCG GAGACATCGCGTGGTTAGGCTTCGCCTTGACTGACGGAGAACATCTGGACTATGCTTCAGTAGCCAATGTAGTCAACCGCTTCCCAGGGCTTCACGAGTTTGCGAAGAAGCGTTGGCTGGCCCGGATTATCTCGTCCATGGCACTTTTCGACTCGGAaagtttctccttctttccgaAAACGTGGCTCCTCCCAGAAGATCGCGAGGCAGTGGAGACAGCCCTCCGCGTTCCATCTGATTGCTCGCACGTGCTCGGTCGAACGAAACGTGAAGGACGAGGAACTGCTGAGTCCTCCTGTCGTCGCCGACGGAGCTTCCTGTCTTCATTTTGTTTCTGCGGATCTCGTGGAGGCGGTCTAAAGCCGTTTCCACCACAGCAAGTCAAGGCAGTTACAGCGCATATTAGCGCGCCTCTCAAACCAGAGAACGTATATATTATTAAGCCGGATGCAGGAACTCAAGGGGCTGGCCTTAAGCTCGTTTCCAATCTTGACCAGATCCCAAAGGAGATTCTTGAGGGCCAAGATGGGTACATCGTTCAGCAGTACATCTGCAACCCGTTTCTCCTTCATAATCGAAAATTCGACTTCCGCGTCTACGTTCTGCTCACCGCTGTGACGCCGAAGCTTAAC GTCTTTGTGTCTCGGCGAAGCCTAGTGCGCTTCTGTACGGAGGACTACGAGTCACCACGACCCGGTAACATGACAAATGAGTTCATGCATTTAACAAACTACGCCATCAACAAGGACCATCATGGGTTTGTCAGGTCTTCCAACGTCCATGACCGATCGAGCAGCAAACGGCTGTTGGATGATGTTCTCGAGGATCTCCGACAGCAGG ACGTAGATGTCGAGTATGTTTGGCAGCAGATCGTATTCATGGTTGAGAAAGTCATGACGGCCTTCAAACCCCTGCTAGCGTTGAAGTATGACAGCATCTATCGACAGACAACTCCGCGTTCCCGGTGTTTCCAAATCATCGGGCTCGATATTTTGCTTGACTCAAACTGCAAAGCGTGGCTCCTGGAAGTGAACGGTAATCCGTCACTTCGGTCAG ATTACGAGTATCAGACGACAGCCGGTTTCATTTCAACTGCTGAAAGCCTTTTAGATCGGCGGATCAAGGAACCTCTTATCTCCGAGGCCCTCGTTATTGTTTACTTTTCTCTCCTAGGAACTCCATCTCAGGTGTCATCCTGTGTCAACGAAGAGAATGGCTCGACAACCCGCAGTGATGGTTCGACTATTCCTCCTGAGCAAGCGCTTCGCTCATCCGTGTGCTCACGTCATCGTGCTGGTGATGCATTGACGAGGCGCCAGCTGCATATTCCCAGAAATGCCGTCTCTCCTGCAGCGCATGATCTCG AGCCTCTGTCACAGTCAAGAAGGACACAACCATTTTCGCTGGGACGCCAAAGCAGCAAAAGGATACCGCGGCCAGTGCCACGTTGCCGGGTGCGACCTCCACTTCTCGTTCCGGGTGTTACTCAAGAACCGCCGTCACTCCTGCCCCCTGCAGCATGTGTTATGTCACCAGAATATATCAACACCATTTCAAATGAGGAGCGAGGAGTACATCCGAGCCGACAGCCCTTGTCAAAGGATGAAGACGAACAAGCTTCTGGAACTGTAGTCCCGACGACTGCTACAACAACCGACACCACAAGGGCCAACTTGAGTAATCCTATTAGAACAGCATCTGTTAGGTGTCAGCGCACATTATCATACGCCGTCCTACCCAAGTCTGATCCCTGCCCTACATACAACTATTCCGCCAGCCTGGCATCGGGGACTCTAAGGCCTGAAGCATCTGCTCCACTGACGCCCCGACTATCCAGGTCACAAGCGGCAAGCATTATGAGTGTCAGAGTGTCTGATGAACGTGTTCTTCGCGTTCCAGCGAAACGAGAAGCCTCTCAAGGTTTCGGAGGAAGCTACAATGAATCTGGCTTACGCAGACACAGTGATCATTTTACTGGTGTGCCATTTCAGGCCCATCATGGAGACGGAAAAACTTCAGATGGTAGAACTGACGTGCGACTGTTGGAATTCGACAGGGAGGGAAGAGCATCATATTCAGGTAGTACCGCGAGTGGTCGCACCCCTTCCGGTGGCGAAACTCAGGAGCTGTCGCTTCGAGAACCACAGCAGTGGATCCATAAAACCCAGCACCTTGCCGGGAGGGACACATCCGGGGCCAAAAATGATACCGATGTTGTCTCGCATCACTGCTGCTTGTGGATCCCCGTTGAGACATCGATGAGAAATTCCTCACTGCTGCCGCCTCCATCATCTCTACTGGATATGTGCAAGATTTTATTCACCAAGGTCACACGATTTCCGTGCAGCCTCACAATTCAGCTGAAACACTGGGTGGCACTAATTTCTCGGGGTTGCCTAAAAGAAGCCATCCAACAGTTATGGGTGCCAGTCTACGTAGCCTCCCAGAAATCGCAGCACTTCTCTCTGCGGAATCCGCGGCACTCATCTAGACGTACATGTCGTCGGTTTGCCCAGCGCCCCCTGGCCAGGCGGGACCTCATCTTCCTCTACATGCAACAGCTGAAACTGACTACGACAGCAGCCGGCCAGTCGCCGGAGCCGCAAGGATTGCCTTTTTGGTCTTTCTGGGAGATaatttgtcttttttctagCCTTACACGGTTGTTCctcggaagcagagaacggcCTTCGGCAGCACAATGCGTCCTGACCAAGCCGACTTCTGCAGAGTCCGACAGGCCTGCCTCTCAGATCGCTGACCGGGACCCCCGTCAGGGCCGTGTTCTCCTTCGCATGTCAAGCGACAGTCAAGCAGATGCGTGTCAAACGTCGTGCAGCTCGTTAACATTCACCGCAAACAAGGCTTTGTCTGAACCTGTCTGGGAAATTGTTGACTCCTATCCCTGCGGACGTCGACTGAGGGGATGTAACTGTCACGAGGCGCCTCGCGAAACGAGACGCCCATGGACTCCGGCTCCGTTTTCCGACACTCCACACACCTGCGTGATGGAAGACTCTTGTTTTCCGTCCTCGCGGATGACGCTTAATAGAGATTTCAAAACACCTTCCCGTGATGGTTCCATATTTGTTCCTTGGTGGCCTGATCTCCACAGGGCTTTCAACTCGTTGCGACCGTCTGAGAGGACGGCCGCGGTGAGCTCCCTCTTAACTCTCTTGCTCGTGGAATTTGACGACGTGTGA